Proteins encoded in a region of the Mucispirillum schaedleri ASF457 genome:
- the folK gene encoding 2-amino-4-hydroxy-6-hydroxymethyldihydropteridine diphosphokinase: MSKVIFGLGSNLDNPVIQLQTAVENLGRFFTLHRVSNIYKSQSLLKDEQEDYYNIAVLAETDKLPQKILSITQKIEKDMGRIKLKKWGERVIDIDIIDYNREIIKLYNLEIPHNNMIYRSFVLNPLKDIMPEYIHPVLNISVQDMINSLEDDYNITICQNKFIFL, translated from the coding sequence ATGTCAAAAGTAATTTTTGGTTTAGGCTCAAATCTTGATAACCCAGTTATACAGTTACAGACTGCCGTTGAGAATTTAGGCAGATTTTTTACACTACACAGAGTTTCAAATATATATAAATCACAATCACTTTTAAAAGATGAACAGGAAGATTATTATAATATTGCTGTTCTTGCAGAAACAGATAAGCTGCCGCAGAAAATTTTATCTATTACTCAAAAAATAGAAAAAGATATGGGACGGATAAAACTTAAAAAGTGGGGTGAAAGAGTTATAGATATTGATATTATAGACTATAACAGAGAAATTATTAAACTTTATAATTTAGAAATACCACATAATAATATGATTTATAGAAGTTTTGTTTTAAATCCATTAAAAGATATTATGCCTGAATATATCCACCCAGTATTAAATATATCTGTTCAAGATATGATAAATAGTTTAGAAGATGATTATAATATTACAATTTGCCAAAATAAATTTATTTTTTTATAA
- the hisS gene encoding histidine--tRNA ligase, translating into MLQKVKGFRDIFGKDIEYWHKVETDIQRFFKSCGFSEFRLPVLEKTAVFKRGIGETTDIVEKEMFTFIDSQEHVSLRPEGTAALMRAYIENNLYNPPGIKKYYYLGNMFRRERPQKGRFRQFTQIGVEVLECDAPLLDAEIIGMLYKTSEILGFSNYVSIEINSIGCPVCRPKYKEDLVRYFDKEKDKLCDDCKRRLSTNPLRILDCKIESCKNTAKDAPSILNYLCDTCSSHFEDVKEYLIMMNIPFKINERMVRGLDYYIRTAFELVTDKLGAASAVGAGGRYDGLVKSLGGKDTAGIGFAIGLDRVVELLKEVNPLNYHYTDVFILVFDKENLTYTFNLVDNLRNAGYVAEYDYNTASMKSQMKKADKSQARYAVILGSNEVKENKAAVKDLISGEQFLIELENVFEYLKNKLI; encoded by the coding sequence TTGTTACAGAAAGTAAAAGGTTTTAGAGATATTTTTGGTAAGGATATTGAATACTGGCACAAAGTAGAAACAGATATTCAAAGATTTTTTAAAAGCTGCGGGTTTAGCGAATTTCGTCTTCCTGTTTTAGAAAAAACAGCTGTTTTTAAACGCGGTATTGGAGAAACAACAGATATTGTTGAAAAAGAAATGTTTACTTTTATTGACAGTCAAGAGCATGTAAGCCTTAGACCAGAAGGAACAGCAGCTTTAATGCGTGCTTATATTGAAAATAATCTTTATAACCCACCAGGTATAAAAAAATATTATTATTTAGGCAATATGTTTCGCAGAGAGCGTCCACAAAAGGGCAGGTTTCGTCAGTTTACTCAAATTGGTGTAGAAGTTCTTGAATGCGATGCACCACTTTTAGATGCTGAAATTATAGGAATGTTATATAAAACTTCTGAAATTTTAGGGTTTAGTAATTATGTTTCTATAGAAATAAACTCTATAGGCTGCCCAGTATGCAGACCAAAATATAAAGAAGATTTAGTTAGATATTTTGATAAAGAAAAGGATAAACTTTGTGACGACTGTAAAAGGCGACTTTCAACAAATCCATTAAGAATATTAGACTGTAAAATTGAAAGCTGTAAAAATACAGCAAAAGATGCACCAAGTATTTTAAATTATTTATGCGATACATGCAGCAGTCATTTTGAAGATGTAAAAGAATATCTTATAATGATGAATATTCCTTTTAAAATAAATGAAAGAATGGTGCGTGGTCTTGATTATTATATAAGAACAGCTTTTGAACTTGTAACAGATAAGCTTGGAGCAGCAAGTGCAGTTGGAGCAGGCGGCAGATATGACGGGCTTGTAAAAAGTTTAGGTGGTAAAGATACTGCAGGTATTGGGTTTGCAATAGGACTTGATAGAGTTGTTGAGCTTTTAAAAGAAGTAAATCCATTAAATTATCATTATACAGATGTATTTATACTTGTATTTGATAAAGAAAATCTTACATATACATTTAATCTGGTTGACAATCTGCGTAATGCAGGGTATGTGGCAGAATACGATTATAATACTGCATCAATGAAAAGCCAGATGAAAAAAGCAGATAAATCACAAGCCAGATATGCTGTTATATTAGGCAGTAATGAAGTAAAAGAAAATAAAGCAGCCGTTAAAGATTTGATTAGTGGTGAGCAGTTTTTAATAGAGCTTGAAAATGTATTTGAATATTTAAAAAATAAATTAATCTAA
- the aspS gene encoding aspartate--tRNA ligase, whose product MLTNMADWRRTHSCGVLTDKNIDEEVLLMGWVQRRRDHGGVIFIDLRDREGITQIVLNESAPVARETGESVRNEYVIAVKGKVAARPDGMVNLNIKTGMIDVIVSEIKILNNALTPPFMIDEHTDAAEDVRLKYRYLDLRRPQLQKNIMMRNNITKSIREYMWANGFIDIETPFLGKSTPEGARDYLVPSRVNAGKFYALPQSPQQFKQLLMVGGFERYFQIVKCFRDEDLRADRQPEFTQLDIEMSFIDRNDIIDMIEGLIAKLFKDILDKDVQRPFPTIMYKDAMELYGHDAPDTRFGLHLKTINNMVENCQFKVFSDTVKNGGIVKAVNAKGAGKAFSRKVLDELGEYVVSLGAKGLAYIKINDDGIQSPLVKNLGEELTYEIIKVMEGQSGDIIFFGAGDENLVNLTMSKLRLKLGNLLGLINPKQYNLVWVLEFPLLEWSPEDKRYAAVHHPFTAPMDEDIANIDSNPKSVRAKAYDLVLNGSEIGGGSIRIHRSDIQQKMFERLGLGEEEIKEKFGYFVDALKYGTPPHGGIAFGIDRIASIFAGTESIRDVIAFPKTQKATDLMSGAPDYVEPKQLKELYIKSDISANKPV is encoded by the coding sequence ATGTTAACAAATATGGCAGATTGGAGAAGAACACATAGTTGTGGTGTTTTAACTGATAAAAATATTGATGAAGAAGTTTTATTAATGGGATGGGTTCAGCGTAGACGCGATCATGGTGGTGTTATATTTATAGATTTACGAGATAGAGAAGGGATTACTCAAATTGTTTTAAATGAATCAGCCCCAGTTGCAAGAGAAACTGGTGAATCTGTTAGAAATGAATATGTTATAGCTGTAAAAGGTAAAGTTGCTGCCCGTCCTGATGGCATGGTAAACCTTAATATAAAAACAGGTATGATAGATGTTATTGTTAGTGAAATTAAAATATTGAATAATGCTTTAACTCCGCCATTTATGATAGATGAACATACTGATGCAGCAGAAGATGTGCGTTTAAAATACAGATATCTTGATTTAAGACGCCCACAGCTTCAAAAAAATATTATGATGCGTAATAATATAACTAAGTCTATTAGAGAATATATGTGGGCTAATGGATTTATTGATATTGAAACACCATTTTTAGGCAAAAGCACACCAGAAGGTGCAAGAGATTATCTTGTTCCAAGCCGTGTAAATGCAGGTAAATTTTATGCTTTGCCACAATCTCCACAGCAGTTTAAACAGTTATTAATGGTTGGTGGCTTTGAGCGTTATTTCCAAATTGTAAAATGTTTTAGAGATGAAGATTTAAGAGCAGACAGACAGCCTGAATTTACTCAGCTTGATATTGAAATGTCATTTATTGATAGAAATGATATTATAGATATGATAGAAGGCTTAATTGCTAAATTATTTAAAGATATTTTAGATAAAGATGTTCAAAGACCATTTCCAACAATTATGTATAAAGATGCTATGGAACTTTATGGACATGATGCTCCTGATACTCGTTTTGGACTTCATTTAAAAACAATTAATAATATGGTTGAAAACTGTCAGTTTAAAGTATTTTCAGATACTGTTAAAAATGGTGGTATAGTGAAAGCTGTAAATGCAAAAGGTGCAGGTAAAGCATTTTCTAGAAAAGTTCTTGATGAACTTGGAGAATATGTAGTAAGTCTTGGTGCAAAAGGTTTAGCATATATTAAAATTAATGATGATGGGATACAGTCTCCACTTGTTAAAAATTTAGGTGAAGAACTAACTTATGAAATTATAAAAGTTATGGAAGGTCAGTCTGGAGATATTATATTCTTTGGTGCAGGAGATGAAAACCTTGTTAACCTTACAATGTCTAAACTTCGTCTTAAACTTGGAAATCTTTTAGGTTTAATTAATCCAAAACAGTATAATCTTGTATGGGTATTAGAATTTCCACTTTTAGAATGGTCACCAGAAGATAAGCGATATGCAGCAGTTCACCACCCATTTACTGCTCCAATGGATGAAGATATTGCAAATATTGACAGCAATCCAAAATCTGTTAGAGCAAAAGCCTATGATCTTGTATTAAATGGCTCAGAAATAGGCGGTGGAAGTATAAGAATACACAGAAGTGATATTCAGCAGAAAATGTTTGAACGCTTAGGTTTAGGTGAAGAAGAAATTAAAGAAAAATTTGGATATTTTGTAGATGCTTTAAAATATGGCACTCCACCTCATGGCGGTATTGCTTTTGGTATAGATAGAATTGCATCAATTTTTGCTGGAACTGAATCTATTAGAGATGTTATAGCATTTCCAAAAACACAAAAAGCAACTGACTTAATGAGCGGTGCTCCAGATTATGTTGAGCCAAAACAGCTTAAAGAATTGTATATAAAAAGTGATATTTCAGCAAATAAACCTGTGTAA
- a CDS encoding LysM peptidoglycan-binding domain-containing protein yields MRKSIIFISAVTLLLVSCGGKATTDSMTPEEIVRQTLGSPNKACVDKYLPKTKSKMAEADKLKASGNEERSKKAESEAVEIFKTEESSYNQQVDSVNAQNSRYEETVTRKNNISSHPGAAKSSKWKQIQTKVDNHLSKSKAAMSECDAAKAKSELDAANVLLAEMEQLLGIGGSKPSANSSVYIVKKGDNLWYIAGKQYSNPFMWPIIYWTNQQQIKDPDLIFPKQEFTIVHDSTADEKTKAERLAKTRGPWSLYDNK; encoded by the coding sequence GTGAGAAAGAGTATAATTTTTATTAGTGCAGTAACCTTATTATTGGTATCTTGTGGAGGAAAAGCTACTACTGATAGTATGACTCCAGAAGAAATTGTTAGACAGACTTTAGGAAGTCCAAATAAAGCTTGTGTTGATAAGTATTTACCAAAAACTAAATCAAAGATGGCAGAAGCTGATAAATTAAAAGCATCTGGCAACGAAGAGAGAAGTAAAAAAGCAGAAAGTGAAGCTGTTGAAATTTTTAAAACAGAAGAAAGCTCTTATAACCAGCAGGTTGATTCTGTGAATGCTCAAAATTCCAGATATGAAGAAACTGTTACTAGAAAAAATAATATATCATCTCATCCGGGTGCTGCTAAGTCAAGTAAATGGAAACAGATTCAGACAAAAGTTGATAACCATTTATCTAAATCCAAAGCAGCTATGAGTGAATGCGACGCTGCAAAAGCTAAATCAGAACTTGATGCGGCTAATGTTTTGCTTGCTGAAATGGAACAGCTTTTAGGTATTGGTGGAAGTAAACCTTCTGCAAACAGCTCTGTTTATATAGTTAAAAAAGGTGATAATCTTTGGTATATTGCTGGCAAACAGTATTCTAACCCATTTATGTGGCCTATAATTTACTGGACAAATCAGCAGCAGATTAAAGACCCTGATTTAATATTCCCTAAACAAGAGTTTACAATAGTGCATGATTCTACTGCTGATGAAAAGACAAAAGCAGAAAGACTTGCTAAAACAAGAGGTCCTTGGTCCTTATACGATAACAAATAA
- a CDS encoding TIGR00730 family Rossman fold protein, with amino-acid sequence MYSDDVVYKTPENFDIISYMDIVADELKSGISLFKSKNEKIVAVFGSARTKSNDKEYLIAEETGKKLVENGFSVITGGGPGIMEAALKGALLNHGDTYGVNVVLPHEQESNKYIKNGYVCKHLFTRKVLLTRNVCGYIVLPGGFGTLDELFDVLTLMNTKIQNQLPLVLLGIDFWSGLIEWMKDKLLSKHYIREDELECISLTDSVDEAVNIIKG; translated from the coding sequence ATGTATAGTGATGATGTAGTTTATAAAACTCCTGAAAATTTTGATATTATTTCATATATGGATATTGTAGCAGATGAATTAAAGTCTGGTATTTCTTTATTTAAAAGTAAAAATGAGAAAATTGTAGCAGTTTTTGGCTCAGCACGCACAAAAAGTAATGATAAAGAGTATTTAATTGCAGAAGAAACTGGTAAAAAGTTAGTAGAAAATGGTTTTTCTGTTATTACGGGCGGTGGTCCTGGAATTATGGAGGCAGCTCTTAAAGGTGCTTTGTTAAATCATGGTGATACATACGGAGTAAATGTAGTGCTTCCACATGAACAGGAAAGTAATAAATATATAAAAAATGGATATGTATGTAAGCATCTTTTTACAAGAAAAGTCCTGCTTACTAGAAATGTATGCGGTTATATTGTGCTGCCTGGTGGGTTTGGAACTCTTGATGAGCTTTTTGATGTGCTTACTTTAATGAATACCAAAATACAAAATCAGCTTCCACTTGTTCTTTTAGGTATAGATTTCTGGTCTGGGCTTATTGAGTGGATGAAAGACAAGCTTTTATCAAAACACTATATTAGAGAAGATGAGTTAGAGTGTATATCATTAACAGACAGTGTAGATGAAGCTGTCAATATTATAAAAGGCTGA
- the mobB gene encoding molybdopterin-guanine dinucleotide biosynthesis protein B, translating to MTPYITFAGYSGSGKTTLLLKVITYLKEKGYKIAALKHDGHDFEMDKEGKDTYNMKKAGADCIAIASSSKYAVISDSSHRLTFYELMEKIPHGMDIIIGEGFKDEDIPKILVYRKEINKPNLYNIEKNIIAAATDNFEEFKDIKNVFHINDYEKICDFLINYMKK from the coding sequence ATGACACCTTATATAACTTTTGCAGGATATTCTGGCAGTGGAAAAACAACACTATTACTTAAAGTAATAACTTATTTAAAAGAAAAAGGTTATAAAATAGCCGCATTAAAACATGATGGACATGATTTTGAAATGGATAAGGAAGGAAAAGATACTTACAATATGAAAAAAGCAGGTGCAGATTGTATTGCTATTGCTTCAAGCAGTAAATATGCAGTTATTTCTGACAGCAGCCACAGACTTACTTTTTATGAGTTAATGGAAAAAATACCACACGGTATGGATATTATTATTGGTGAAGGATTTAAGGATGAAGATATTCCAAAAATATTAGTTTATAGAAAAGAAATTAATAAACCAAATTTATATAATATAGAAAAAAATATTATTGCAGCAGCAACAGATAATTTTGAAGAATTTAAAGATATAAAAAATGTTTTTCATATAAATGATTATGAAAAAATATGTGATTTTCTTATCAATTATATGAAAAAATAA
- a CDS encoding ATP-dependent DNA helicase has product MSVSQFFLEDKYLKSIISGYIYRSTQVEMAEIIENAFSSYINTCIEAPTGSGKTMAYLIPSLSSSNRIIISTKTKQLMNQLLYKDIPVVQKIVGRNKSIRSLKGRKNYFCPYRYFRFINPKAAFYIDAVSWFEENSKYGIIIEAPWGRLDNDICSLMTADRYQCVSNKCPYYEDCAFYMQKREANAADIIITNHFLLLSDIAMKSKDSFGSIFEYRDNIIFDEAHSVPDIFSQYAGVEFALSSLMILVYENKDIITINNVDKIYREFLKIIDKIKEPKELFEPLRHDFDNFINFISDVILSLDNEEIKEEYNTYLQLYKEFNSDKEGIRIVEKTMQKNNTVLTLKFIPFEAGADFVSGLKEAALSSIFVSATLSSGGNFEYFLKETGLDGLCETHILENVFDFHQQGRLFVPNISSFKEKDKVYKELISNMSGSALIICNSLERMQYIEQFLRRLKINKKIYTQSDVNIGELDFCNEDMVLIGSATLREGIDISGGGFKAVILDQLPFEYHKDIILQSKAEQISENSAKSFIDFFLPRAVLYFKQAVGRLIRHEDDYGLWVVLDNRILNKNYGKYFLDVIYNVEIIEDIEKALYFIKEEKHG; this is encoded by the coding sequence ATGTCAGTATCACAATTTTTTTTGGAAGATAAATATTTAAAGTCAATAATATCTGGATATATTTACCGTTCTACTCAGGTAGAAATGGCAGAAATAATTGAAAATGCTTTTTCATCTTATATAAATACTTGTATAGAGGCACCTACTGGTTCAGGTAAAACTATGGCTTATTTAATACCATCTCTTTCAAGCAGCAACAGAATAATTATTTCTACAAAAACAAAACAGCTTATGAATCAGTTATTATATAAGGATATTCCAGTTGTGCAGAAAATTGTTGGCAGAAATAAAAGTATACGCTCTTTAAAAGGTAGAAAAAATTATTTCTGTCCATATAGATATTTTAGGTTTATTAACCCAAAAGCAGCCTTTTACATAGATGCTGTTTCATGGTTTGAAGAAAACAGCAAGTATGGAATTATTATAGAAGCACCATGGGGCAGGCTTGATAATGATATATGTTCTTTAATGACAGCTGACAGATACCAGTGTGTAAGCAATAAATGTCCATACTATGAAGATTGTGCATTTTATATGCAGAAAAGGGAAGCAAATGCTGCAGATATTATTATCACAAACCATTTTCTGCTGCTTTCAGATATTGCTATGAAAAGTAAAGATTCTTTTGGCTCTATTTTTGAATACAGAGATAATATTATATTTGATGAAGCACATTCTGTTCCTGATATATTTTCTCAGTATGCAGGAGTGGAGTTTGCATTATCTTCTTTAATGATATTAGTTTATGAAAATAAAGATATTATAACTATTAATAATGTTGATAAGATATATAGAGAGTTCTTAAAAATAATTGATAAAATAAAAGAGCCAAAAGAGCTTTTTGAACCATTAAGGCATGATTTTGATAATTTCATCAATTTTATATCAGATGTAATATTATCACTTGATAATGAAGAAATAAAAGAAGAATATAATACATACCTGCAGCTTTATAAGGAATTTAACAGTGATAAAGAAGGTATAAGAATAGTGGAAAAAACAATGCAGAAAAATAATACTGTATTAACATTAAAATTTATACCTTTTGAAGCTGGTGCAGATTTTGTATCAGGATTAAAAGAGGCTGCATTATCAAGTATTTTTGTTAGTGCAACATTAAGTTCTGGTGGCAATTTTGAATATTTTTTAAAAGAAACTGGGTTAGATGGTTTATGTGAGACTCATATATTAGAAAATGTATTTGATTTTCACCAGCAGGGCAGGCTTTTTGTGCCTAATATATCATCGTTTAAAGAAAAAGATAAGGTATATAAAGAGCTTATAAGTAATATGTCAGGCTCTGCATTAATAATATGTAATAGTTTAGAAAGAATGCAGTATATAGAGCAGTTTTTAAGAAGATTAAAAATTAACAAAAAAATATATACCCAATCAGATGTAAATATTGGAGAACTTGATTTTTGTAATGAAGATATGGTATTAATAGGCAGTGCAACACTCAGGGAAGGGATAGATATTTCAGGCGGCGGTTTTAAAGCTGTTATTTTAGACCAGCTTCCTTTTGAATATCATAAAGATATAATTCTTCAAAGCAAAGCTGAACAAATTTCTGAAAATAGTGCAAAGTCTTTTATTGATTTTTTCCTGCCTCGTGCTGTATTATATTTTAAACAGGCAGTAGGAAGACTTATTCGCCATGAAGATGATTATGGATTATGGGTAGTGCTTGATAATAGAATTTTAAATAAAAATTATGGAAAGTATTTTCTAGATGTGATATATAATGTAGAGATAATAGAAGATATAGAGAAGGCTCTCTATTTTATAAAGGAGGAAAAGCATGGCTAA
- a CDS encoding glucose-6-phosphate isomerase, translating into MAKLTCDYNFAASKNLLGGISEEDLQAYKKKAALGYERLQAMVNDGKVGFPHLPKYDTTELKEFAKDVKTNFNDLIVVGIGGSALGIEAVVNAVLPYGYNAMSYTDRGCLPRVWVADNVDPSKIQSILKICTPEDTFAVVISKSGNTVETAENYSLIHEWFKSNVQDLKKHIVVVTDPNKGPLREYATQNNLKTFPIEASIGGRFSVMSPVGLVPAAFLGIDIDKMLAGAASITDEGIEQVMTLAAIYLYFMDKGKSINVLMPYSSRLDKFAEWFCQLWGESLGKKYTMDGKEITFGTTPVRTVGAIDQHSQIQLFREGPLDKVVTFIGLETHDNDVSVKGDFYEAFSYLNGLHLGKLLNSELKATEAALLTSKVPSLKIGLNILDEYSLGQLFMLFQYIVPIIGLSVNINPFDQPGVEEAKEYAYGMMNRTGFEAKKTQFEEIYKKDDAFII; encoded by the coding sequence ATGGCTAAACTGACTTGTGACTACAATTTTGCCGCTTCCAAAAATCTGCTTGGAGGTATTTCAGAAGAAGACTTGCAGGCATACAAAAAAAAGGCAGCTCTAGGATATGAGCGTCTTCAAGCGATGGTTAATGATGGAAAAGTAGGTTTTCCACATTTGCCAAAATATGACACAACTGAGTTAAAAGAGTTTGCAAAAGATGTTAAAACAAACTTTAATGACTTAATAGTTGTTGGGATTGGTGGTTCTGCTTTAGGGATTGAAGCTGTTGTAAATGCAGTATTACCTTATGGTTACAATGCCATGAGCTATACTGACAGAGGCTGTCTTCCAAGGGTATGGGTAGCAGATAATGTAGACCCATCTAAAATACAATCTATATTAAAAATATGCACTCCTGAAGACACTTTTGCAGTTGTTATTTCAAAATCAGGTAATACTGTAGAAACTGCTGAAAACTATTCTTTAATTCATGAATGGTTTAAATCAAATGTGCAGGATTTAAAAAAACATATTGTTGTTGTAACAGACCCAAATAAAGGTCCTTTAAGAGAATATGCTACTCAGAATAATCTAAAAACTTTTCCAATAGAAGCATCTATTGGCGGCAGATTTTCTGTTATGAGTCCTGTTGGTCTTGTTCCTGCAGCATTTTTAGGAATAGATATTGATAAAATGTTAGCAGGTGCTGCAAGCATTACTGATGAAGGTATTGAACAGGTTATGACACTTGCTGCAATATATTTATATTTTATGGATAAAGGCAAAAGTATAAATGTTCTTATGCCATACAGTTCAAGACTTGATAAATTTGCAGAATGGTTCTGCCAGCTGTGGGGTGAAAGTCTTGGCAAAAAATATACAATGGACGGTAAAGAAATCACTTTTGGAACAACACCAGTAAGAACTGTTGGTGCAATAGACCAGCATTCACAAATACAGCTTTTTAGAGAAGGTCCGCTTGATAAAGTTGTAACTTTTATTGGTCTTGAAACTCATGATAATGATGTTAGTGTTAAAGGCGATTTTTATGAAGCATTCAGCTACTTAAATGGACTTCATTTAGGAAAACTTTTAAATTCTGAATTAAAAGCTACAGAAGCAGCATTACTTACATCTAAAGTTCCTTCATTAAAAATAGGTCTTAATATTCTTGATGAATACAGCTTAGGTCAATTATTTATGCTGTTTCAGTATATTGTTCCTATTATTGGCTTATCAGTTAATATTAATCCTTTTGACCAGCCAGGTGTTGAAGAAGCAAAAGAATATGCTTATGGTATGATGAATAGAACAGGTTTTGAAGCCAAAAAAACACAATTTGAAGAAATATATAAAAAAGATGATGCATTCATTATATAA
- the tilS gene encoding tRNA lysidine(34) synthetase TilS yields the protein MHSLYNDILIQELKKYRDKKILVAFSGGKDSLMLLDFINKQKESLNIYAGACHINHGLRHTAKRDEDFCRLYCIKNNIDFYTYNISEELKKDNSGGIEASARKYRYKFLLHTVKENNYDFLFTGHTYSDDIESFFVDLYTGASLFTLGGIMYENDKIIRPMLNITTEMVNEYIIKNNLEPVFDETNNDIKYVRNRIRHKLIPVLYDCGNEFEKSVIKLQKESNRLNEYLYKKVKHVILKQDSIVILKRYSFIELEDIEKEYLLGKIFSLFFRVSKNILHAALSFLNNDDSKRLDLPNGYMIEQSYHSIKIFKKILISDYVYNKPAGISLFKTDDFQIEFFNELKDKTIIIRNRNKGDKFGRKKLKDLFIDKQVELFERDRAVIIEENNVIIWAEYISKNNNIIFKRYGI from the coding sequence ATGCATTCATTATATAATGATATATTGATTCAAGAATTAAAAAAATATAGAGATAAAAAAATCCTTGTCGCTTTTTCTGGCGGTAAGGATTCTCTTATGTTACTCGACTTTATTAATAAACAAAAAGAAAGTTTAAATATTTATGCAGGAGCATGTCATATAAACCATGGTTTAAGGCATACAGCAAAGAGAGATGAAGATTTCTGCCGATTATACTGCATAAAAAACAATATAGATTTTTATACATATAATATTTCAGAAGAATTAAAAAAAGATAACAGCGGAGGTATAGAAGCATCTGCTAGGAAATATAGATATAAATTTCTTTTACATACAGTAAAAGAAAATAATTATGATTTTTTATTTACAGGACACACATATTCTGATGATATAGAAAGTTTTTTTGTTGATTTATATACTGGAGCATCTTTATTTACATTAGGTGGTATAATGTATGAGAATGATAAGATTATTCGTCCTATGCTGAATATTACTACTGAAATGGTTAATGAATATATTATTAAAAATAATTTAGAGCCTGTTTTTGATGAAACAAATAATGATATAAAATATGTCCGTAATAGAATAAGGCATAAATTAATACCTGTTTTATATGACTGTGGTAATGAATTTGAAAAATCTGTTATTAAACTGCAGAAAGAATCAAACAGACTTAATGAATATTTATATAAAAAGGTAAAACATGTTATTTTAAAGCAAGATAGCATTGTTATTTTAAAAAGATATAGTTTCATAGAACTTGAAGATATAGAAAAAGAATATCTGCTTGGTAAAATTTTTTCTTTATTTTTCAGGGTTTCAAAAAATATTTTACATGCAGCTTTATCTTTTTTAAATAATGATGATTCAAAAAGACTTGATTTGCCAAATGGTTATATGATAGAACAGTCATATCATTCTATAAAGATATTTAAAAAAATACTTATTAGTGACTATGTTTATAATAAGCCTGCAGGTATTTCTTTATTTAAAACTGATGATTTTCAGATAGAATTTTTTAATGAATTAAAAGATAAAACTATAATTATTAGAAATAGAAATAAAGGTGATAAATTTGGCAGAAAGAAACTGAAAGATTTATTTATTGATAAGCAGGTAGAGCTTTTTGAAAGAGACAGAGCTGTTATAATTGAAGAAAATAATGTTATTATTTGGGCTGAGTATATTAGTAAAAATAATAATATAATATTTAAAAGGTATGGTATATAA
- the hpt gene encoding hypoxanthine phosphoribosyltransferase produces MHKMEELISEKDIAEKVSNMAALISRDFKEQDLTVVSVLKGSFIFTADLVRSINIPLEVAFLAASSYGASTQSSGELKIRYDIDIPVENKTVLLVEDIVDTGLTISRLKDYLYEKGAKCVKICTIFDKPDRRKIQVDVDYCGFVIPNEFVVGYGLDYNNKYRNLKNLCKITI; encoded by the coding sequence ATGCATAAAATGGAAGAATTAATATCTGAAAAAGATATTGCAGAAAAAGTTTCTAATATGGCAGCATTGATTTCCCGTGATTTTAAAGAACAGGATTTAACAGTTGTATCAGTATTAAAGGGCAGTTTTATTTTTACTGCTGATTTAGTCCGCAGTATTAATATTCCCTTAGAAGTGGCTTTTCTTGCAGCTTCTAGTTATGGTGCTTCTACACAATCAAGCGGTGAATTAAAAATAAGATATGATATTGATATACCTGTGGAAAATAAAACAGTTCTGCTTGTAGAAGATATAGTAGATACAGGGCTTACAATAAGCCGTTTAAAAGATTATTTATATGAGAAAGGGGCAAAATGTGTAAAAATTTGCACAATATTTGATAAACCAGATAGACGGAAAATACAAGTAGATGTAGACTATTGTGGCTTTGTTATTCCTAATGAGTTTGTTGTTGGATATGGGCTTGATTATAATAACAAATATAGAAATTTAAAAAATCTTTGTAAAATTACCATATAA